From the genome of Spinacia oleracea cultivar Varoflay chromosome 2, BTI_SOV_V1, whole genome shotgun sequence, one region includes:
- the LOC110804119 gene encoding VAN3-binding protein gives MDPNMSISTLSEAHPETMDFLSNSWCNFAVQSLQPEFSDGGSSMLVRDNTMNSFDLKMENGSPKMDEDYMKSAPPWKSNDLKSWIWMQQAMHPELNYSGGFRKKWFEWKMPFGNASIKKWVKEMKEKRKEGKRLQRAEVHAALSIAGLATALAAIAEESSKGQLEYESCPARRAALASAAAVVASQCAQVAESIGAKKDQLSSIIGSAMNGTTTNDIFTLTAAATTSLRGAATLKARSGYKSRLNGEPVLPIDVDNCKLDDDLDFVKSRTTLSKGAELTIETANGKCMVRIVSVHLNNEAKVIMRIMKRNFLNVVTNKKDCVVLDLHAELYKDEGGEEFDTCYQVVLTTTRGPIKIDMADDYQRYKMWATTISRMLKMPSTLAKYQLQFCKY, from the exons ATGGATCCTAATATGTCCATTTCAACACTTTCTGAGGCACATCCTGAGACTATGGACTTTCTTTCTAACTCTTGGTGCAACTTTGCGGTTCAATCCTTACAACCCGAGTTTTCGGATGGTGGATCATCCATGCTTGTTCGAGATAACACCATGAACTCATTTGATTTG AAGATGGAAAATGGTAGTCCAAAGATGGATGAAGATTATATGAAGTCGGCTCCTCCATGGAAATCAAATGATCTTAAG TCTTGGATATGGATGCAACAAGCAATGCACCCCGAATTAAACTACAGTGGCGGCTTTAGGAAGAAATGG TTTGAATGGAAGATGCCATTTGGAAATGCATCAATAAAGAAATGGGTAAAGGAGATGAAGGAAAAAAGGAAAGAAGGAAAGAGGCTTCAAAGAGCAGAAGTGCATGCAGCCTTATCAATAGCTGGGCTTGCAACTGCACTCGCGGCTATAGCCGAGGAGTCCTCTAAAGGACAGCTTGAGTATGAGTCTTGTCCAGCCAGGAGAGCGGCTTTGGCTTCAGCCGCAGCTGTTGTGGCTTCACAATGTGCACAAGTAGCTGAATCAATTGGAGCCAAAAAGGATCAGCTTAGCTCTATCATCGGCTCAGCCATGAATGGAACCACCACTAATGATATTTTCACCCTCACTGCTGCCGCTACTACAT CATTAAGAGGAGCAGCAACACTGAAAGCAAGATCAGGATACAAAAGTAGATTGAATGGTGAACCAGTTCTGCCAATTGATGTGGATAATTGCAAGCTTGATGATGATCTTGATTTTGTCAAATCCAGAACTACTTTGTCCAAGGGCGCTGAGCTCACTATCGAGACTGCTAATG GAAAGTGCATGGTGAGGATTGTCTCTGTACATCTAAACAACGAGGCAAAG GTTATTATGAGGATAATGAAGCGCAATTTTCTGAACGTGGTCACAAACAAGAAGGATT GTGTAGTTCTTGATCTGCATGCTGAGCTTTACAAGGATGAAGGAGGAGAAGAATTCGATACATGttatcaagttgttttaacaaCGACAAGGGGGCCAATCAAGATAGACATGGCTGATGATTACCAACGATACAAGATGTGGGCGACAACCATCAGTCGAATGTTGAAGATGCCTTCAACACTTGCAAAATATCAACTTCAGTTCTGCAAGTACTGA